GAGATTAACTGGGACTGCCCTTGTCTGGGAGGCATGGCCCATGGACCATGCGGTCCTGAATTCCGAGAGGCATTTTCGTGCTTTGTATACTCGAAGGAAGATCCCAAGGGAGTAGATTGCGTTGAAAAGTTCAAAGCTATGCAGGATTGCTTCAGAGAGCATCCCGATGTCTACGGCGAAGGTGCGTTGGAGGGGTGGTATCAGACGAAagagtgcatatattcatataTTCATGTCCAGAGCTTGAAGATGACGACGAAGCACCTGATGCAACCAAAGAACCCAAGACCGAAGGTGGCGACGAGAGCCCAGTCGCAGGCGACGAAAAGAACACCAAGTCTGTCGCGGGTGAGGATGCGCCTGCTCCTCCTAACCCGGCTCCCGAGTCGCGAACCAGAGCTCCGACCGCTAATGTCGCTCACGGAGAGACCCCTACGAAAAGCTCTGCCAAGCACTAAACTGGACGTGCGTTGATTGATGGATATCATTCATTTTTCATTTGTACAACCACCACTCACTCGACTTTATTCAACCTAAAAGGGCCTTTATGTTTGCCTCCATAATCATATTTTAACTTCATTGTCATGACTGCTGAATTTGTCCAAGTACTAATTACACAAAAAATCCATCCACCCAATGCTCACAATGCATTAAGAATAAAACAAAGAAAAACGATATCTGTCTATAATGTATACGCGAGAGAAAATATCTATAGACAGCCGTCGTCGAGTTTAGAGCCATTGTAGTAAGAGGGCAAAAGATCCGGTTCAGCTCGCACGCCTCGTTCACTATTCGGATGGGTTGGTAAGTAAAATACGGATGGGCCAATACTAGATCCAAGCGCTCACATCTCATCCATCGCCTTGACGAGATCATAGTTGATCTCTTGAGACACCACCGAATCGAACTTGTATGCCGGATGAGAACGAATGAAATTCCGAATCCATGTTGCGGGTGTTTGAAGGGAACCTAACGCAAATATAGTTGAGCAGTGTATTAGAACCAATTAATAGTATTCATACCATCTGCACGGCGCTTGATCAAATCAAGATATTTCTTCATTTTAAGTTTTGCCGTAAACTCGACGTTTAACGAGTCGAGATATGCGTTCACGACACCGAGCAAGCCGGGGAATGATCCCTATATGCCGAGAAACCAATCAATCTCCCGGCCGCTCCAGAGTGCATAGAATAACACGAACCTTTCCATTAATAATCTCGTTCATGGTCATttcttcatattcatcatcGACGGGCACAAACTCGGGGAATTTGGGTGATGGGCAGCGGGATTGATCAGCCGAGAGGGGTGGTGACCGATCAATGGGAGACGAAGCATGGTGGGAATGTCCGTTTGCCCGACCGTTAGAATGTCCATTAGCATGTCCATTTGAATGGCCGTTTGAGTGGCCGTTGGAATGCCATTGGTATGCCCATTTGAGTGACCGTTGGAATGGCCGTTCCCGTTCCCATTCAAATGGCTAACAGAAGGCGGCCCAGCCCTCGGCCAAACCCACTTTCTAAACCAAAACTTCTCACCCCTCGCGGCATTCCTGCGCTGAGCCCTCGCCATATTTTCATCGACCCGGCTGATGGGGATATAAAAGTTCAAGCCAAAGCTCAAGATTGCTCTCGAAAGCAACACAACGAAAATCGAAAAGGCCGCGTTTTCGAAATCGGTCGGCTGGACTTCCATCGTGCGAAACTCGACGCGCCATCCGATTGCACTCCCGGCTGGGGGTGGTTTGAAGCGGAGGGACTGCCAGTTGGTGGACTGGAGTGATTCAAAATGGTCCGTGGATTGGGTGTCGTCGAGGTCAATGGCTTCGGAGAAGACCACTAGTGGATCACGGATGAAAAGATGAGCGATATGTTTGGCCAAGAGATCGTCGATGTCTAGCAGAACCGGTGTTGAGTACCCAACCGATTGCAGAGATTGGTAATTGGACTCACTGTTTTCGCGTAAGCGCTCGTAAACCTTGTCGTCAACCAAGACTGGGACATCATTATACTCGGGACGATTATTAAAATCTTGCGAGAGATACATATCAACGCTACCATATCTTGACTTGGGGATAACGTATTTGTTATTCTTGAGTGGCTACATGATGTCAGATAGGTCAGGTCACAAGGACAACTAGACAAATGTGGATGCGTACCTTGAGTCCTCGCTCTTCTTCAGTTCTATCGTCCACGCTTCCAGAGATAATATCCCATCGGCAGTCTACGTCCGAGAGATATCCCCGATACGCAGGTGCAGCAGCGGTCAGCGCCATCTACAAATCGGTTAGCTTATACTCGTTAAGGTTTGCGCATATAACATACCAGGATGGGCGCCACGGGAACTAATGCATCGTAAACCGTGCGAGCTTCGTTGACGTTGCACGCCTGGAAGGTAATCTGCAAGCAACAACAGCCCATACCAAAGCCCATAGCATCAAGGTATATGTGGTCCGGCTTGGCAGCACCATCCCGTGCCTCTGTTGCAGTGTTTTAGAGCTTGTTTTAAGTTCACATAAGCTAATCTACTAACCATGATCCTCTGGGTATATGTTTCGGTCCCACGGGATAGTAGGATCAATAAATGGCTTAGGGGTATTTGTGTCAAAGTAGATAGGAACGTTGATGGCAACCTTGGAGCCTCGGCGTCTCCTAATGTTGGCGGTCAAGGTTCTAGAGCCGTTTTCGGTCAAGGCAAAATATTAGGAATAGCCAGGGCGGTACTCACGGGAAACGTGCGTGGGGGTTCGTAATTTCTTCAGGCAGGAACAAACTATGGCTGGAAGTTGCGCCGGCCGGATCTGTGGGAGGGTCGGTGAAAACTTCACGTACCCCTAAACGGGGGAAAGACGTGAGTGTCATCGGGACTTCGTGCGGTAGGAGATATGCCTTGGCCAGCTTGCGTCGGTATCGCATGTTGCGTTCCACTTCGAGCAGATTGGAGACTGTTCCATTGTATGGCGCTCCGGGGGTGGACTCGAGCATGTAGCGGCCATACTCTGGGTGGAATGTTGGGACAGATCCACTGCGGTGCAAATTGAGCAAATAATAGATATAGTGATCCGCAGGTGTACTCACGCAGAAGCCGGGGAGCCATTGCAAAGATCGAGAACGACATCCTTGAGTTTGGCTAAAATCTCGCTCTGACGCAAGGAAGTCGGGCATTCTTGTTGTCATCGTCATATGAAACAACCATATACTCGATCTAGGGGATATTAGCATTCGATCGTACCGCCGGCATCGGGGCCTTACCTCATCCCCCCAGAGCAGCGTATCGCCCTCACGGTCCTTGAGCTTTCGCCAGACGTTGAGGAACTGAGTAATACCGTGCTCTCGGATATAGTCTGCATGTTTCTTTCCTTCTTCCCAAGAGAGCGGTGTTCCAAGAAATAAAAGTCCCATTGTGGAGTAACTCGGTGGTAGTCGGGGGTGGGGGTTGCGAGCTATGGCGTGCTCAGCGATTGCAAGTCTAATAAACCTATTGGAATTCGGAAATGCTCAAATGATTCGGGGTAGGGATAACGCTGTCCGAAATGACTAAGGCGAGACAGAGGCGCAGGCACAGCGGGAGTAACAACATCGTATTTATAATCACCAGGCCTGGCTATGACGGTCAGATGAAAAATGAACGTCAATTGGAAGCCATGACGCTTTGTAACGTCTTACTCATCGCAAACCTTGTTCCCTGATCTGGGACATTGTCCAAGTGATCTACCTCCACACCAAATGTGTCATTCTCGTAAGCGCCGACCCCACCATCGAATCAGCTGccgacctctcctgaccacCATCACAATTATCCATGGCACTCGTGACCTTGTCCGGATTTCCTTCTTCCGGTGGGTGGAGACAAATATCATCCCACCTAGTTTTACGTATGATGCCTAGGAAAGACTCGACGAGCGGAACAACTCAAAGGATACCTTGAGCAAAAATTGCAGGAAAATAGCGAGAATGAGGAGACCAAAGGATGGAGAGTATCAGTGCTGTCAGACGAATTATTGAGTATCCCGAGAAGCTCATACGATGGTGTGTTTGACGCCTCGTTGTTGCCGTATCAATTATAATATCTTGTACAGAAAGCCGGCTTGAGAAACCGGCACGTTCAGCTCTCCTCTCGGCCATCGTTCGGGATCTTTCCAAGAACACAATCCTAATAGTTGATTCGTTGAATTACATCAAAGGATTTCGATATCAAATGTATTGCGCTGCACGAGAAGTTGGTGTTCGAGTTGCTACCGTGGGTCCGGCCCGTTATCCTCTCCCCGAGCTGGTAACGATAATTACTTTACCGAAAGTAGGTATTTGTGGTGCCACTCTGAATGTGCaaggaatggaaccagaagcGGGAAGATCGATATATGATGCGACGTAAGTACATGTGATGCTGCCAATTTCGCATCTCAGTAATCCATGAATAGATAGATTCGATAACCTAATCCAACGTTACGAAGAACCAAACTCGATGGTCCGGTGGGATGCGCCTTTATTCACCGTACCATGGTCAGATGAGACAGTTCCTGGAGAAGATATTTGGCGCGCAATCACACTGGGGGACAAACGACCCGCAAACCAGGCTGTAGCTTCCGTACGTCTCGCATATAATTACTACCACTACCACCATTACACACCCTTactttctctttctttctcttcAGATCGCCAAGCCACCTTCCGATGCCCTCCAAGTCCTGGACCAGACAACAGCATCGGTCGTAGGCGCAATCATGTCTGCTCAATCAACCTTGGGAGGAAGTGGTGGCACAGTCTCACTCGTCGGGAATAGTCCACTACCCAACATCACTCTCCCGAGTCGACATGTCTCGCTTCCCGAACTTCTCGGCACAAGCGCCAGTTTGTCGCCGCTCGGAAAAAGGCAGTTACCAAGGCTTGGCGGGGAACAAGGGCGAGATGGATTGGGATGCTGAGTCTGTTGCAAAGAAATTTGTCGAGTACCTGGAAGAGAACTTGGCACCTTGAATGAAATAGTGATTTCCTTTTGTATTGTTACGGTTGGTATTGTTGGTCGAGCGAAGCTTATAGGCGGAGTGGAAAGCTGGTGTGAAGGCTGTACGAACCTTCAATCGAGTCTTCAGGTCTGTGAGATTTGCAGTGGGtgagtatatatacacaCCCATAGTTAAGAATGAATGCGAATCATTGTGCATGATTCCTCCAATAACACTAGTACAGTATATCCAATTGGTCGAGGCCAAATCCAATGCGAGCCAACGGGATCGATAAACGAGTAACATATAGCTGTAGTCGACTCAAATATTCATATATGGGATAGTATCGAAGCTACAGTGGAATCCACATTTACCAGGGTCACGGTTAAAAGGAGCACCTCCCCTCGGCTGAAGAATTCATGGCCGGGAACTCACCCTCTCTGAGTAACCCACTATAACaggatttttttttttcgaaTAGAGCGCGTTGGCTGTTATGCATTATTGGTTCTTTTTCAGATTTAGAATAAACGTATATCAGACGCAGGTTGCGTTTTCATGCTCCTGTAGTACAATATCAAATCGGTTTGGTTGGGTGGCTATAATGACTGCAGCCACATGGCTCCTGAAAGTATGAACCAGAGGGAGGACCAGTAAATCCTGCTCAACCTTACTGATATATAGCGATGATTAATCAGGGGCAGCTATATGCACGAGTATCACTATCGAAAAATCACAGAAGGCATGGAAGACCCTTATTGGGCATCATGATTTGGAGCTCGATCAATGATGGACAAACGAGCATGTCAAAGAGACTTACTATGTTATCGCGCTCATTGGGGCGCTCGTAGAAGCGGTAGGTCGTCGTAGGCTTGGGAGTGGCACCCGTCCATAAAGGAAGAGCAAAACACCCCTGGGTTTTTAGCTCTTGGTAGTATCTGCCATACAGCTCAAGCTCTTGAACCCATAATGTATATATATTATAGGGACTACTACAGCGCACTAGGTTTAGTGCTGGCAGCGTGATCGACTGACGGAAAGTCAATAACTGCTTTGACAAATAAAGGGGGGCAACTTAAAATTGCCATTTATAATCTGCCCAACTCTCTTGAATTTTGACTCTCATATTGATCGGCATCAGTAGCTTACGAAGACGCTTACATTCCTTGAAAACAGATGAATATACTAGCTAGGTCGTCGAAACTCTGAGTAGTCCATAACTCCGAGTTCGTTCAAAAATACAAGTATTGACCGGAGCTCAAGTATATTCCTTAGATTAAATCTGACGCTCAATATACAAAGTCTCTGACTTAAAGGTAAAGCCTACGCTACTGTATGAACTTTGTTTAAGCCTATTCGATCTCAAATCTAATCATATCTTTAGTTCTGTGTGAAAGCCACTGCGTCAATTAACGATACGGAAGTTCTCTGAGAAACAGCCTTTTAGTATTAGTCAGAAACCTACCGGAAGTCCGTATATATCTTCGAGATTTTCGCGGCCTCCTCAAACAATCGGTCAGAGTCATACTAACAAGGGTCTCTGTGATTGTCTGGGTTAAAAATTTCCGGGTGTTTACATAGACCGTTTTCAGCACGTTTCGTCAAAAAATATGTTCCCTGtgcactgtggtgtgataagatcctgaaagtcagtacatcagtaaaagattccttttttcagtaggatatggtctgaaaattacaatgttagtatgcctccctcagcatgaatcagagtatggaagaattgatacctaaaatcagtatgtattgatcttgatttcagctcaattctcacttaaacacacgcactgatttccagcattataaccttgtacagtggtggaAGTTCGCatacttatatcatacggtGTAAAAAGTTTAAGAGAAGCGCCCCCATGTTTGTATGCGTATGTTATATTTCTTATTTGTCGCTTTTCCGATAAGCATGGGTAGTTAGCTTGAAGAGTTTTTAATGAATATCTATAGTAGTGGGGTGGCTTGCTGCAGCACTACGATTCAGCCCGGGGAAACATGTTCTCGCACATGCTTGTTTCAACTTTGATTCACATATACTACTCACCCTTACGCCTTCCAAAACGATGCATACCTGTAGAGACGGCAGGTAAACATGACCACAAATCCGCCAAAACAAAGTAAGAAAAAAAGGAACTCACATATTGACTCGGTCGATGGCTCTCTCCGGCCCAGTTCTAACCCCTAAAGGCGTCAACGAAAACCCGTTCCGCTCGAATACCTCACAGTACCACGGCTTTCTCGCCGCTGATCTCCAAAAGACGGCATTGCCTGGTAACAGCACGCGCCGGAGTTGCGCGACTTCTTCTTCTACTTCTTTTGCACCCGGGTCAAACCAGTCAAGGTGATCCATTATGACCGCGTGTGTTAGTTGGCCTGGTGCATTCCGCACAGAACACTATACATATTTAGGCATATTGAACGAAGAATAGGGAAAGGCGTACTTGGTGATAGACTCGTGTGCAACCTAAAACTTTCAAGTCTCTCGAAATTATTTTCCCGTAACTTGTCGAAACCTTGTCGAGTCAAGTACGCAGGACATGAAGTGGGAGCATATCTCCCCAGTAAACACTATGTCACGCATATAATCAGTATAGTCTTCAACAAGCAAGAGACAGACTCACTAAAAGGTAATGGTAGGCCCCAGTCTTCAACAACGCAGTGCCAGCGATCGGATCCAAGGTATCCCTCGCAAACTCGTAGCAGCTCCCTTCATTCAAAAAGGCCCGACGTTGAGCCAACGGTACCCCCAGTGCATTCCACAAGAACGCCGGATTGTTGAGAACCAGTTTGACGAACCAGTTACTGAGTAGTACTGGCCTCAACTGCAACACCCATCAATAATTGACAAATAAACGCAGA
The window above is part of the Rhizoctonia solani chromosome 7, complete sequence genome. Proteins encoded here:
- a CDS encoding mitochondrial intermembrane space import and assembly protein, whose amino-acid sequence is MFAARNVLRVPLRSPTLRRPIHSGVRGDWNRSLAGTIGFVAATTAGAIGTYVSYKSGGNTKETLGEKYPEVRRPPPTKSAQSSLGQILTFRTRIIEPSGDAPTPQKDGENVPEGGMDGLEADAANQGAFNPETGEINWDCPCLGGMAHGPCGPEFREAFSCFVYSKEDPKGVDCVEKFKAMQDCFREHPDVYGEELEDDDEAPDATKEPKTEGGDESPVAGDEKNTKSVAGEDAPAPPNPAPESRTRAPTANVAHGETPTKSSAKH
- a CDS encoding glutamate-cysteine ligase catalytic subunit: MGLLFLGTPLSWEEGKKHADYIREHGITQFLNVWRKLKDREGDTLLWGDEIEYMSEILAKLKDVVLDLCNGSPASAGSVPTFHPEYGRYMLESTPGAPYNGTVSNLLEVERNMRYRRKLAKAYLLPHEVPMTLTSFPRLGVREVFTDPPTDPAGATSSHSLFLPEEITNPHARFPTLTANIRRRRGSKVAINVPIYFDTNTPKPFIDPTIPWDRNIYPEDHEARDGAAKPDHIYLDAMGFGMGCCCLQITFQACNVNEARTVYDALVPVAPILMALTAAAPAYRGYLSDVDCRWDIISGSVDDRTEEERGLKPLKNNKYVIPKSRYGSVDMYLSQDFNNRPEYNDVPVLVDDKVYERLRENNIDDLLAKHIAHLFIRDPLVVFSEAIDLDDTQSTDHFESLQSTNWQSLRFKPPPAGSAIGWRVEFRTMEVQPTDFENAAFSIFVVLLSRAILSFGLNFYIPISRVDENMARAQRRNAARGEKFWFRKWPFEWERERPFQRSLKWAYQWHSNGHSNGHSNGHANGHSNGRANGHSHHASSPIDRSPPLSADQSRCPSPKFPEFVPVDDEYEEMTMNEIINGKGSFPGLLGVVNAYLDSLNVEFTAKLKMKKYLDLIKRRADGSLQTPATWIRNFIRSHPAYKFDSVVSQEINYDLVKAMDEIERGVRAEPDLLPSYYNGSKLDDGCL
- a CDS encoding Chromatin associated protein KTI12; amino-acid sequence: MALVTLSGFPSSGKTRRAEQLKGYLEQKLQENSENEETKGWRVSVLSDELLSIPRSSYDESRLEKPARSALLSAIVRDLSKNTILIVDSLNYIKGFRYQMYCAAREVGVRVATVGPARYPLPELVTIITLPKVGICGATLNVQGMEPEAGRSIYDATFDNLIQRYEEPNSMVRWDAPLFTVPWSDETVPGEDIWRAITLGDKRPANQAVASIAKPPSDALQVLDQTTASVVGAIMSAQSTLGGSVHYPTSLSRVDMSRFPNFSAQAPVCRRSEKGSYQGLAGNKGEMDWDAESVAKKFVEYLEENLAP